One region of Skermanella mucosa genomic DNA includes:
- a CDS encoding hybrid-cluster NAD(P)-dependent oxidoreductase, with protein sequence MLMTDAPVLEISAEDALASQVTRELPGWNPEIDDVLVCRQVRDETHDVRTFVFSAREPRLFRYKPGQFITLDLPIGGQVINRCYTISSAPTRGHLISITVKRVPGGVVSNWLHDTLKPGMELRAVGPLGDFTTIDHPAPKFLFLSGGSGITPLMSMARTYHDLAQDRDIVFVHSARSPADIIFRTELDLMARNLPRFSTAYVCETTDTERAWSGFRGRLTLPMLRLIAPDLEERTVFTCGPAPYMAAVRAMLAEAGFDMRRYHEESFDFAALAEAQPDAAAASAVVPVPPPAAVARTFRVEFAKTGRVIECDAGTSILSAARMAGMRLPSSCTKGLCGTCKSKLVAGTVDMKHGGGIRQREIDAGQVLLCCSKPTSDVVVDR encoded by the coding sequence ATGCTGATGACCGACGCACCTGTTCTGGAGATTTCCGCGGAAGACGCCCTGGCGTCCCAGGTCACCCGGGAACTGCCGGGCTGGAACCCGGAGATCGACGACGTCCTGGTCTGCCGCCAGGTCCGGGACGAGACCCATGACGTCAGGACCTTCGTCTTCTCGGCGCGGGAGCCGCGCCTGTTCCGCTACAAGCCCGGCCAGTTCATCACCCTGGACCTGCCGATCGGCGGGCAGGTGATCAACCGCTGCTACACGATCTCCTCCGCGCCGACGCGCGGCCACCTGATCTCGATCACGGTCAAGCGGGTGCCGGGCGGGGTCGTTTCCAACTGGCTGCACGACACCCTGAAGCCGGGGATGGAGCTGCGCGCGGTCGGCCCGCTGGGCGACTTCACCACGATCGACCATCCGGCGCCGAAATTCCTGTTCCTGTCCGGCGGCAGCGGAATCACGCCGCTGATGTCGATGGCGCGCACGTACCACGACCTTGCCCAGGACCGGGACATCGTGTTCGTCCACAGCGCCCGCAGCCCGGCCGACATCATCTTCCGGACCGAACTGGACCTGATGGCCCGCAACCTGCCCCGGTTCTCGACCGCCTATGTGTGCGAGACGACGGACACCGAGCGCGCCTGGAGCGGCTTCCGGGGCCGGCTGACCCTGCCGATGCTGCGGCTGATCGCGCCCGACCTGGAGGAACGCACCGTCTTCACCTGCGGTCCCGCGCCCTACATGGCGGCGGTGCGGGCGATGCTGGCCGAGGCCGGCTTCGACATGCGGCGCTACCACGAGGAGAGCTTCGACTTCGCGGCCCTGGCCGAGGCCCAGCCGGACGCGGCGGCGGCTTCTGCTGTGGTGCCGGTGCCGCCGCCGGCAGCGGTCGCGCGCACCTTCCGGGTGGAGTTCGCCAAGACCGGGCGGGTGATCGAATGCGATGCCGGGACGTCCATCCTGAGCGCCGCGCGGATGGCGGGCATGCGCCTGCCGTCCTCCTGCACCAAGGGACTGTGCGGCACCTGCAAGAGCAAGCTGGTCGCCGGCACCGTGGACATGAAGCACGGCGGCGGCATCCGCCAGCGCGAGATCGACGCGGGGCAGGTGCTGCTGTGCTGCTCCAAGCCGACCAGCGACGTGGTGGTGGACCGGTAG
- a CDS encoding IS701 family transposase — protein sequence MDRPDPPLPEAFCRWLAPALAVFSPTCRPQAAALAVGALLALGPRTVAGALRALGLAGRADFATFHRVLSRDVWSGLALARRLTRALVRVFAPLGPVVVGLDHTLERRRGPRVRPAAHYYDPVRSSRGRKVTSRGLRWVSAMLLAEVPFARKVWALPMLSALAPSQAFCQAEGRRYRPVTAWALSLLRLVRRWLPGRAMVAVMDGEFASVGLLRELGRAMTVVTRLRLDARLFDFPAPRPPGRGGRPATKGKAQTKLAKRRHDAGEPWQRFALLVRTGRRHAREAEFISGTALWHHPGEPPVAVRWILVRYPGSKRDPDALACTDLTADPLVILGWFSRRWLMELTYEEARAHLGVETQRQHADKAVFRTTPVLFGLYSLVALHVQAFAGQLDLTPRRAAWYPKTAPTFADALAAVRIALWTDLNFVTALDPGETVQIPRTVYVRLVQAAAYAP from the coding sequence ATGGACCGCCCTGACCCGCCGCTGCCCGAGGCGTTCTGCCGCTGGCTCGCCCCGGCGCTCGCTGTGTTCTCGCCGACCTGCCGGCCCCAGGCCGCCGCGCTGGCGGTCGGCGCCCTGCTGGCGCTTGGCCCGCGCACCGTGGCCGGCGCGCTACGCGCGCTCGGCCTGGCCGGACGGGCCGATTTCGCCACCTTCCACCGGGTGCTCAGCCGCGACGTGTGGTCCGGGCTGGCGCTGGCCCGGCGGCTCACCCGGGCGCTGGTGCGCGTGTTCGCCCCGCTCGGCCCGGTGGTGGTCGGGCTCGACCACACCCTGGAGCGCCGGCGCGGTCCCCGGGTCCGGCCGGCGGCACACTACTACGACCCGGTGCGCTCCTCGCGCGGGCGCAAGGTCACCAGCCGCGGCCTGCGCTGGGTCTCGGCCATGCTGCTGGCCGAGGTGCCGTTCGCCCGCAAGGTCTGGGCGCTGCCGATGCTCAGCGCGCTGGCGCCGAGCCAAGCCTTCTGCCAGGCCGAGGGCCGGCGATACCGGCCGGTCACGGCGTGGGCGCTCAGCCTGCTGCGCCTGGTGCGGCGCTGGCTGCCGGGGCGCGCCATGGTCGCGGTGATGGACGGCGAGTTCGCCTCGGTCGGCCTGCTGCGCGAGTTGGGCCGCGCAATGACCGTGGTGACCCGGCTCCGCCTGGACGCCCGGCTGTTCGACTTCCCGGCCCCGCGCCCGCCCGGCCGGGGCGGTCGGCCCGCCACCAAGGGCAAGGCCCAAACCAAGCTGGCCAAGCGGCGGCACGACGCGGGCGAGCCCTGGCAGCGCTTCGCCCTGCTGGTCCGCACCGGGCGTCGCCACGCGCGGGAGGCGGAGTTCATCTCCGGCACCGCGCTGTGGCACCACCCGGGGGAGCCGCCGGTCGCGGTCCGCTGGATCCTGGTGCGCTATCCCGGGTCCAAGCGCGACCCCGACGCGTTGGCGTGCACCGACTTGACGGCCGACCCGCTGGTCATCCTCGGCTGGTTCTCCAGGCGCTGGCTGATGGAACTCACCTATGAAGAGGCGCGCGCCCACCTCGGCGTCGAGACCCAGCGCCAGCACGCCGACAAGGCGGTGTTCCGCACCACCCCGGTGCTGTTCGGCCTGTACTCGCTGGTCGCGCTCCATGTCCAGGCCTTCGCCGGCCAACTCGACCTGACCCCGCGCCGGGCGGCCTGGTACCCCAAGACCGCCCCGACCTTCGCCGACGCCCTGGCTGCCGTACGCATCGCCCTGTGGACCGACCTGAATTTCGTCACAGCCCTGGATCCCGGCGAAACCGTCCAAATTCCTCGCACCGTCTACGTCAGGCTCGTCCAGGCCGCCGCTTATGCCCCCTGA